From Jiangella mangrovi:
GCTGCCGCCGGCCCAGCCGGCCTGGCTGCCGTACCAGTACGAGGTCACGCCGGAGTACCCGGAGCTGGGCAGTGGCGGGCGGCTGGCCATCGGCGGCCCGACGTACCACTTCGACGGCGAGAACCCGTCGGAGGCGAAGTTCCCCGCCTACTACGACGACACCGTCTTCATCGCCGAGTGGACCCGCAACGCGATCTTCGAGGTCCAGCTCGACGAGGCCGGCGAGCCGGCGATCATCAACCCGTTCATGCCCGGCGTGGAGTTCCTGCGCCCGATCGACCTGCAGTTCGGCCCGGACGGCTCGATGTACGTCATCGAGTGGGGCTCGAACTACGGCGGCTCGGGCCGCGGCGACCCGAACACCGACTCCGGCATCTACAAGATCAACTATGCGAAGCCGGGCGAGCGCTCCCCCGTCGCCCGCGCGTCGGCCGACCCGAACACCGGGCAGCCGCCGCTCGCCGTCCAGTTCTCCAGCGAGGGCTCCGGCGACCCGGACGAGCACGAGATCACCTACGCGTGGGACTTCGACTCCGACGGCTCCGTCGACTCGACCGAGGCGAATCCGTCGCACACCTACACGTCGAACGGCGACTACACGGCCCAGCTGGTGGTCACCGACCCGACCGGTCGCACCGGCGTGGCCAACGTGCCGGTCAGCGTCGGCAACACCCGGCCGGAGGTCGAGCTGGTCGAGCCGCTGGACGGGCAGATCTTCGACTTCGGCGAGCCGGTGCCCTTCGAGGTGCGCGTCGACGACGCCGAGGACGGCGTGAGCGGTGCGGGTGTCGACTGCGACGCCGTCGTCACCCAGCCGGCGCTCGGGCACGACCAGCACGGTCACCCGCTGGAGCAGTACACCGGCTGCACGGGCGAGATCCAGACCATCGTCGACGACGGGCACAGCCACATCGACAACATCTTCTACATCGTCGACTCCACCTACACCGACAGCGGCGGCGACGGCGTCTCCCCGCTGACCGGCGGCGACTCGGCGATCCTTCAGCCGCGGCACAAGCAGGCCGAGCACTGGACGTCGGCCAGTGACGTCATCCTCTACGACACGCAGGAGGGCACCGGGAACCGCATGGTCGGCCAGATCGGCCACGGCGACTACCTCTCCTACGAGCCGGTCAACCTGCGCGGCGTGAACCAGCTGACCTTCCGGTACGCGTCGTCCGGCACCGGCGGGACGGTGTCCGTGCGGCTGGACGCCGTCGACGGCCCCGTCATCGGCAGCGGCCGGCTCGAACCGACCGGCGACTCGTACGCGTTCGAATCGGTGTCGGTGCCGGTGGAGGATCCGGGCGGCAGCCACGAGCTGTTCCTGGTCTTCACGAACAACCCCGGCGACGACTACCTGTTCAACCTCGACGCGTTCCACTTCGGGCACACGCTGCTCGACGGCGTCCGCGCGGCCCGGGCGGCGGTGCGGTCGCTGTCGGCGGCGGCATCGGAGCACGCGGACGAGCTGTCGGACGAGCAGGCCGAGTACCTGGAGAGCGCGGCCGGCCGGATCGACGGCGAGCTGGCCGCGGCCATGGACACCGCGACCGACGACCCGGACTTCGCACGGTCACTGGACCGCGCGCTGATCTTCGTCAACCAGTCCCGGCAGTGGGTCGGTGACCAGGGTCTGCCCGCGGAGGTCGCCTCGGCGCTGGTGGCACCGCTGGACGATGCGGCGGCCGCGCTCGAGGGAGTCATCGGCCTGGTCGACGGCGTCAGTGCCGCGTTGGCGGCCGACGGCGGCGAGGTCACGGCGGGCGAGACGGTCCGGGTGACGGCGACGCTCACCAACGACGGTTCCGCTGCGGTCCGGGCGCCGGCGGTCGAGCTGGCCGTGCCCGACGGCTGGCAGGCGCAGGCCGTCGGCCCGACGTCGGCGGCGTCGTTGGCGGTGGGCGCTTCCTTGACCGGTTCGTGGGACGTGACGGTGCCGGCCGACGCGACGCCCGGCGAGATCGCGCTGACCGGGTCGGCCGGGTACGCCCACGTGGGCCGCGACCGGGTCACGGTGCCCTTGTCGGCGCCCGTGGTCGTGCGGCCGGCGGTGTCGGCGGACGGCGTCACGGTCGGCGCGCCGCTGTTCACCGGTCGGTCGTCGGTGGCCGCGGTGACGGTGACCAACCACCGGTCGGCGGCCGCGGCGGACGTGACAGCGACGGTCACCGTCCCGTCCGGTTGGACCGCCGGGACCGCGACGGCGACTCTCGGCGCCGGTGAGTCGGCGACGCTGGAGGTGCCGGTGACGGCGCCGGCCGGCGGGATCGTGGCCGGTCCGGTCGCCGAGGCCGTGCTGACGGCGTCCGTGACGGTGCCCGGTGTGGTGGTGGCCGGGACGCCGTCGGCCCGCACCTACGCCGTCCCGCACGGTTCCGAGCTCGTGTACGCGCTGGACGGCGGTTCGGACACCAGCCCGGTACTGGAGTCCTACGCCCGGCTGGCGCCGTCGCACGCCTGGGACGCCGCCCGCGGGTACGGCTGGGTGACGGGCGCGCCGCTGTCGCGCGACCGTGGGCACCCGGACGCCCTGCGGCGCGACTTCGTGCTGGACAACCGGGGTCCGGGTGTCCTGCGGGTGACGCTGCCGCCGGGACCGCACACCGTGTCGCTGCTGACCGGCGACCCGGACTTCTCGACGAGTGGCTTCGTCGTCGAGGCCGACGGCGCCGTGGTGGTCCCGGCGCGGGCGACACTGCCGACCGGGTCGTACGCCTGGGAGCAGTTCACGCTCGACGGCGGCGCCGAGGGCCGGACGGTGGACCTGCGGTTGTCCAGCCCGACCGGCAACTACTGGCGGATCCTGGCGCTGCTGGTCGACGACGCGGCGTAGCGATCAGGGCTCGGCCGGCGGCGGGACGATCCGCAGCGTCCCGTCGCCGGCCGGCGAGTCCGCCCGCGGCGTCAGGAGGGAGTTCTCCCCGCTATAGCGAGGAAAAGTCCCTCCTCACACTGCCCACCGCGACCCCGCCCGAGTTGATCTTGGAGCAACCGCGGAGTTGCGGCCCGATTTATCCGATGAATACCGCCGGAACTCCAAGATCAACTCGGGGGCGGGGTCAGTCCGGTGACGCGGCCGGCGGCGTCGGTGGTGTAGCGGCCGCGGGAGAGGTCGATCAGCACCAGCGGGTTGCCGAACGGGTCCTCGACGACGGCGACCCGGCCCACCGGGACGTCGGCCGGCGGCGAGACCACCCGCCCGCCGGCCGCCACGAACCGCTCGGCCGCGGGCTCCACCGCGTCGACCAGCCAGGCGGGACCGGGCGGGACGTCGGTCGCCAGCACGAGCTCGCTCTCGGCGTCGGGCAGCCGCGGCCCGGCCTGGCCGATGGCGTCGTGCCGCCAGAGCAACTCGTGTCCCAGCTCGTCGCGGTAGAACGCGAGCCCGGCGTCGAGGTCGGGCACCCGGACGACCACCGCGTCGACGGCGCGGAGCGCCGGCTCGGGCAGCCGGTCAGGCATGCCCGCAGGCGGGAGCGGCGTCGGCGACCGGCAGCGGAGCCGGGGCTCCCACCGTCGGCATGCCCAGCAGCACGCCGGGCGCGACCGCAGCCGGCGCCGTCGTCGTCGCTCGCTCGTAGGCGTCGCCGGCACGGGTGCGCCGCAGCGCCCAGGTGGGTCCGTCGGCGACCAAGTGGTGCGGGGCGGCGTAGCTGACTTGCACCGTCACCATGTCGCCCGGCCGCGGCGCCTCGGCCCCGGACGGCACCGTGAAGTGGACCAGGCGGTTGTCGCGGGCCCGGCCGGACAGCCGGTGCGTCGCGCCGTCCTTGCGGCCCTCGCCGTCGGCGACCAGGACCTCGACGTCGCGGCCGACGAAGGCGCGGGACTCGTCCCAGGCCACCTCCTCGACCAGCGAGGCGAGGCGCTGGTAGCGCTCGCGCACCACCTCGGGCGGCACCTGGTCGTCCATGGTGGCGGCCGGCGTGCCGGGGCGCTTGGAGTACTGGAAGGTGAACGCCGACGCGAACCGCGCCTCGCGCACGACCGACAGCGTCTCTTCGAAGTCGGCCTCGGTCTCGCCCGGGAAGCCGACGATGATGTCGGTGGTGATGGCGGCCTCCGGCATGGCCTCGCGCACCTTCGACACGATGCCGAGGTAGCGCTCCTGCCGGTACGAGCGGCGCATGGCGCGCAGCACACGGTCGGACCCGGACTGCAGCGGCATGTGCAGCTGGGGCATCACCGCGGGAGTCTCGGCCATGGCCGCGATGACGTCGTCGGTGAAGTCGCGCGGGTGCGGGCTGGTGAAC
This genomic window contains:
- a CDS encoding ThuA domain-containing protein — encoded protein: MLRIGLAAALAATALTGGALASAVEEPTAESFDALVFSRVTNFYHDSIPAGQAAIEALGEEHGFNVTISDDPANFTDETLAQYEVVIFNNTNSTPQAGDLLNADQRAAFERYIQAGGGYVGIHSASGTERDWEWYGELVGAFFLSHPPVQELEVEVDDTVHPSTSHLPQEWTRTEEPYDFVTNPRGDVHVLASFDSKSYTGHRMGSDHPISWCQNFDGGRSWYTGMGHAPSAFTDEPLFLQHLLGGIQWAAGVADGDCGATSNHNFEKIQLDGNTDDPLAMDIDDTGRVFFVQRGGDVKVYDPATARTELAVRFDVLVEHTHGMHGIVLDPDFATNHWLYLYYSPADEPNTVIARFTYDEATGTVDPESRETIFELPSQREVNAHEGGGMDFDAAGNLYVATGDNSSPCCGGYGATDERPGFEYNDAQRSSANTNDLRGKILRIHPEDDGTYTIPEGNLFAPGTEGTRPEIYVMGLRNPYRIHVDSETGWLYWGDVGPDARVDSPERGSRGYDEWNQARTAGNFGWPHCIGANKAYNDHDYATGESGPLYDCAGGPVNDSPNNTGLTQLPPAQPAWLPYQYEVTPEYPELGSGGRLAIGGPTYHFDGENPSEAKFPAYYDDTVFIAEWTRNAIFEVQLDEAGEPAIINPFMPGVEFLRPIDLQFGPDGSMYVIEWGSNYGGSGRGDPNTDSGIYKINYAKPGERSPVARASADPNTGQPPLAVQFSSEGSGDPDEHEITYAWDFDSDGSVDSTEANPSHTYTSNGDYTAQLVVTDPTGRTGVANVPVSVGNTRPEVELVEPLDGQIFDFGEPVPFEVRVDDAEDGVSGAGVDCDAVVTQPALGHDQHGHPLEQYTGCTGEIQTIVDDGHSHIDNIFYIVDSTYTDSGGDGVSPLTGGDSAILQPRHKQAEHWTSASDVILYDTQEGTGNRMVGQIGHGDYLSYEPVNLRGVNQLTFRYASSGTGGTVSVRLDAVDGPVIGSGRLEPTGDSYAFESVSVPVEDPGGSHELFLVFTNNPGDDYLFNLDAFHFGHTLLDGVRAARAAVRSLSAAASEHADELSDEQAEYLESAAGRIDGELAAAMDTATDDPDFARSLDRALIFVNQSRQWVGDQGLPAEVASALVAPLDDAAAALEGVIGLVDGVSAALAADGGEVTAGETVRVTATLTNDGSAAVRAPAVELAVPDGWQAQAVGPTSAASLAVGASLTGSWDVTVPADATPGEIALTGSAGYAHVGRDRVTVPLSAPVVVRPAVSADGVTVGAPLFTGRSSVAAVTVTNHRSAAAADVTATVTVPSGWTAGTATATLGAGESATLEVPVTAPAGGIVAGPVAEAVLTASVTVPGVVVAGTPSARTYAVPHGSELVYALDGGSDTSPVLESYARLAPSHAWDAARGYGWVTGAPLSRDRGHPDALRRDFVLDNRGPGVLRVTLPPGPHTVSLLTGDPDFSTSGFVVEADGAVVVPARATLPTGSYAWEQFTLDGGAEGRTVDLRLSSPTGNYWRILALLVDDAA
- a CDS encoding VOC family protein, whose protein sequence is MPDRLPEPALRAVDAVVVRVPDLDAGLAFYRDELGHELLWRHDAIGQAGPRLPDAESELVLATDVPPGPAWLVDAVEPAAERFVAAGGRVVSPPADVPVGRVAVVEDPFGNPLVLIDLSRGRYTTDAAGRVTGLTPPPS
- the miaB gene encoding tRNA (N6-isopentenyl adenosine(37)-C2)-methylthiotransferase MiaB, yielding MNARTYEVRTYGCQMNVHDSERLSGLLEDAGYTRAGDGAAADVVVLNTCAVRENADNKLYGNLGHLASVKAGRDGMQIAVGGCLAQKDRSEITRRAPWVDVVFGTHNVGSLPALLDRARVEQEAQVEIVEALETFPSDLPSRRESPYAAWVAVSVGCNNTCTFCIVPALRGRERDRRPGDVLAEVQALVAEGVIEVTLLGQNVNAYGVEFGDRFAFGKLLRTVGAVDGLERVRFTSPHPRDFTDDVIAAMAETPAVMPQLHMPLQSGSDRVLRAMRRSYRQERYLGIVSKVREAMPEAAITTDIIVGFPGETEADFEETLSVVREARFASAFTFQYSKRPGTPAATMDDQVPPEVVRERYQRLASLVEEVAWDESRAFVGRDVEVLVADGEGRKDGATHRLSGRARDNRLVHFTVPSGAEAPRPGDMVTVQVSYAAPHHLVADGPTWALRRTRAGDAYERATTTAPAAVAPGVLLGMPTVGAPAPLPVADAAPACGHA